One part of the Humulus lupulus chromosome 9, drHumLupu1.1, whole genome shotgun sequence genome encodes these proteins:
- the LOC133800042 gene encoding uncharacterized mitochondrial protein AtMg00860-like: MDLMNQVCKDYLDKFVVVFIDDILIYSKTEAEHEGHLRLTLEMLKKHQLYAKFKKCKVWLENVVFLRHIVSKNGIELDPTKIEVVKDWPKPKSSTEVRSFLGFAGYYRQFVEGFSKITMPLKNLTRKQRKFVWMEKCEESFQMLKNKLITAPVLCIQNDKGKY; encoded by the coding sequence ATGGACCTTATGAACCAAGTAtgtaaggattacttggataagtttgtggtggTATTTATTGACGACATACTAATCTACTCAAAGACAGAAGCCGAACATGAAGGGCACCTACGACTGACGTTAGAAATGCTCAAGAAACACcaattatatgccaagtttaagaaatgcaaaGTCTGGCTagaaaatgtggtatttttaagACACATCGTATCCAAAAATGGCATAGAATTAGACCCAACCAAGATAGAAGTTGTGAAAGACTGGCCCAAGCCTAAGAGCTCCAccgaagtaagaagttttctaggCTTTGCAGGATACTATAGacaatttgttgaagggttctccaaaataaCCATGCCCTTAAAAAATTTGACAAGGAAGCAACGAAAATTTGTATGGATGGAGAagtgcgaagaaagcttccaaatgCTAAAGAACAAGCTCATAACAGCTCCAGTTCTATGCATCCAAAATGACAAGGGCAAGTATTAG